From one Phorcysia thermohydrogeniphila genomic stretch:
- a CDS encoding clostripain-related cysteine peptidase, with protein sequence MRKFLPLILLLLPACGGGGGSSQVTYQISGKFSASNVKGLEVCIAQTENCVTTQDDGSFSLSSTTPTPTLEFFLKGENSRLKLGSYRISENGETITPFKLSDEPAVGDALARIIHALNNDPSSESTNIDLSKVNVEELTVDGSPVALEEAPSLKELLENDKNFTLKFSYDSQEYELSYDSSKGELSLSDGSNNRIVTYKKWLVLIYINGDNNLEDAIKYDFNELNSVTYPPQVKVVTLIDYLTSHEGAIYATSELTGKLELVRETPEPDMGDPETLKNFVEEFYHKFPAQKVALILWNHGDGWRSTQSSRAASSDEWNGDILYMYELKGALEDLQENGVKIDLIGFDECLMGGLEVLVDIKDYAEAFVVSEKTEPGWGWDYELVMKKLLENLDTDAYGFGKMIVDAYREAYGNYIDSNTLAVFKKEEVETLLSAVNELANALDGNNYSLFQEARSEALDLEIDVYPMPDYVDLYSLAEKLSEKGLSLPALDTIKTTIANAYSALINTNLKGLYIYFPETENNYSTCYSYQSPAPCSPYGGETVNDYYNPFAAVSSWDEMLETYFSLVGSN encoded by the coding sequence ATGAGAAAGTTTTTACCTTTAATCCTCCTGCTCCTTCCAGCCTGCGGCGGAGGAGGGGGCTCCAGCCAAGTAACCTACCAAATCTCAGGAAAATTTTCTGCAAGTAACGTAAAAGGACTTGAAGTCTGTATAGCACAGACCGAAAACTGCGTAACGACGCAAGATGATGGCTCTTTTAGCTTAAGTTCAACTACTCCAACGCCAACCTTAGAGTTCTTCCTGAAGGGAGAGAACTCCAGACTAAAGCTTGGAAGTTACAGGATTTCTGAAAACGGCGAGACTATAACTCCCTTTAAACTTTCCGACGAACCAGCTGTTGGAGACGCTTTAGCAAGGATAATCCACGCCCTAAACAACGACCCAAGTTCAGAAAGTACAAACATAGACCTTTCAAAGGTAAACGTAGAAGAGCTAACGGTTGACGGCAGTCCAGTAGCTCTTGAAGAAGCTCCCTCTCTAAAAGAGCTCCTTGAAAACGACAAGAACTTTACGCTTAAGTTTTCTTACGACTCCCAAGAATATGAACTCAGCTACGATAGCTCAAAGGGAGAATTGAGCCTAAGCGATGGAAGCAACAACCGGATTGTTACCTACAAAAAGTGGTTAGTTCTAATATACATAAATGGAGACAACAACCTTGAAGATGCCATAAAGTATGACTTTAACGAGTTAAACAGCGTTACCTACCCTCCTCAGGTTAAAGTAGTAACTCTCATAGACTATCTAACCTCCCACGAAGGAGCTATATACGCAACAAGCGAACTCACAGGAAAGTTGGAGCTTGTAAGAGAAACTCCCGAGCCCGACATGGGAGACCCTGAAACCCTCAAAAACTTCGTTGAAGAGTTCTACCACAAGTTTCCTGCTCAAAAGGTAGCACTAATCCTATGGAACCACGGTGACGGTTGGAGAAGCACTCAATCCTCCCGAGCAGCCAGTTCCGACGAGTGGAACGGAGACATTCTCTACATGTACGAGTTAAAAGGAGCTTTAGAGGACCTCCAAGAAAACGGTGTCAAGATAGACTTAATAGGTTTTGACGAGTGCCTAATGGGAGGATTAGAAGTTCTTGTTGACATTAAAGACTATGCTGAAGCTTTTGTAGTCTCAGAAAAGACAGAACCGGGATGGGGTTGGGACTATGAGCTTGTTATGAAAAAGCTCCTTGAAAACCTTGATACTGACGCCTATGGATTTGGAAAAATGATAGTTGATGCCTACCGAGAAGCCTATGGAAATTACATAGATAGCAACACCTTAGCAGTCTTTAAAAAAGAAGAGGTTGAAACTCTACTTTCTGCGGTTAACGAACTGGCAAATGCCTTAGATGGAAATAACTATTCTCTCTTCCAAGAAGCTAGAAGCGAAGCTTTAGATTTAGAGATTGATGTCTACCCCATGCCTGATTACGTAGACCTTTACTCCTTAGCAGAAAAGCTTTCAGAAAAAGGCCTTTCTTTACCGGCACTTGACACAATTAAAACGACAATTGCTAATGCCTATTCAGCACTGATAAACACGAACCTTAAAGGACTATACATCTATTTCCCAGAAACAGAAAACAATTATTCCACGTGTTACAGCTACCAGAGCCCAGCCCCCTGTTCTCCTTACGGTGGTGAAACTGTAAACGACTATTACAATCCTTTTGCAGCAGTTTCAAGTTGGGACGAAATGCTTGAAACCTACTTCTCCTTAGTAGGGAGTAACTGA
- the fabD gene encoding ACP S-malonyltransferase has translation MAVAFIFPGQGSQYSGMGKEIYEAFKEAREVFEEASEGAKIDIAKLCFEAPESELTLTYNAQPAIFTVSMAILRVLESAGFSENPIVVAGHSLGEFSAACSAGVFSVKDGALLVRKRGEFMQEAVPAGVGGMTAVIGLPAEKIEEVLKEVKNGFVQVANYNSPEQTVISGEVKALEEAEEKLQKAGAKRVVRLAVSAPFHSELMKPAAEKLKELMEGIEFKEAKTPLLNNADVKVLREPQEIKDSFYRQVFSPVRWVEDVLKMKEMGVDTIYEIGPKNVLKGLIRRIDRKLKVVNIEKPQDIEKVVS, from the coding sequence ATGGCCGTTGCCTTTATCTTTCCCGGTCAGGGCTCTCAGTATAGCGGAATGGGAAAGGAAATTTATGAGGCTTTTAAAGAGGCAAGGGAAGTTTTTGAGGAGGCCTCTGAGGGGGCAAAGATTGACATAGCAAAGCTCTGTTTTGAAGCTCCAGAGAGTGAACTTACACTAACTTACAACGCTCAGCCAGCGATATTTACCGTAAGCATGGCAATCCTAAGGGTCTTAGAGTCTGCAGGCTTTTCTGAAAATCCGATAGTTGTCGCCGGCCACTCCCTTGGAGAGTTCTCTGCCGCTTGCTCGGCAGGAGTTTTCTCTGTTAAGGATGGAGCTCTCTTGGTAAGGAAAAGGGGAGAGTTCATGCAGGAAGCCGTCCCAGCAGGCGTTGGCGGAATGACCGCTGTAATTGGCCTTCCTGCTGAAAAGATAGAGGAGGTCTTGAAGGAGGTAAAGAACGGATTTGTTCAAGTGGCAAACTACAACAGCCCAGAACAAACCGTTATCTCGGGAGAAGTGAAAGCCTTAGAGGAAGCAGAAGAGAAGCTCCAAAAAGCCGGAGCAAAAAGGGTTGTAAGGCTTGCCGTTTCAGCTCCTTTCCACTCTGAACTCATGAAACCTGCGGCAGAAAAGCTAAAAGAGTTAATGGAAGGAATAGAGTTTAAAGAGGCAAAAACCCCTCTCCTTAACAACGCAGACGTAAAGGTCCTTAGAGAACCTCAGGAAATAAAAGATTCTTTCTACAGACAGGTATTCTCTCCGGTAAGGTGGGTAGAGGATGTTTTAAAGATGAAAGAAATGGGCGTTGATACCATTTACGAGATTGGCCCCAAGAATGTTCTTAAGGGTCTCATAAGGAGAATTGACCGAAAGCTAAAAGTTGTTAATATTGAAAAACCGCAAGACATTGAAAAGGTCGTTTCCTAA
- a CDS encoding secondary thiamine-phosphate synthase enzyme YjbQ, with translation MKAYTEYLLFNTTKRRELIRITEKVKEAVKKSGVKEGLCLVSAMHLTAAVIIQDDEEGLHEDIWEWLEKLAPFRRNYKHHRTGEDNGDAHLKNLLVHLQVVLPITNGELDLGPWQEIFYAEFDGQRPKRAIIKIIGE, from the coding sequence GTGAAAGCTTATACGGAGTATCTACTTTTTAACACTACAAAGAGGAGGGAGCTCATAAGGATAACGGAAAAAGTAAAGGAAGCCGTAAAAAAATCCGGCGTTAAGGAAGGGCTTTGCCTTGTTTCTGCCATGCACCTAACGGCAGCTGTTATCATTCAGGACGACGAGGAAGGACTTCACGAGGATATCTGGGAGTGGCTTGAAAAACTTGCTCCTTTTCGTAGGAACTATAAACACCACAGGACGGGAGAGGACAACGGGGATGCTCACCTTAAGAACCTCCTTGTTCACCTTCAGGTTGTTCTTCCAATTACAAATGGGGAGCTTGACCTTGGCCCGTGGCAGGAGATTTTCTATGCAGAGTTTGACGGCCAGAGGCCAAAGAGAGCAATAATAAAAATCATAGGAGAGTAG
- the hemH gene encoding ferrochelatase: MKEAILLTYMGAPSTLSEIRPFLYRLFSDRDLINFGVPPFLQKPLAWLISLFRAPKVKPQYEAIGGGSPLVKYTYEQAELIERKTGIKTFVGMLYSSPLLEEVSEEIVNYSPDLLYVVTLYPQFSFGTAGACLRDVEKLLGGRVPYKAVKSWCRNPYYIRWIQESIERELAGLSPKDTAILFSAHSLPEYFIEEKKDLYVDEIKDTVKLVMEAFSEFPFRISYQSKVGPIKWLEPSTEEELHRLREEGFKNVVVFPVSFVSEHIETLYELDVEYAKVAKELSLNYKRVRLNHCSPLLTEAIISEIWKIRGKEEL; the protein is encoded by the coding sequence TTGAAAGAGGCGATTCTTTTGACTTATATGGGAGCTCCCTCCACCCTCTCAGAGATAAGACCTTTCCTCTACAGGCTCTTTTCAGACAGAGACCTCATAAACTTTGGAGTTCCACCTTTCCTTCAGAAGCCGTTGGCTTGGCTTATCTCTCTTTTTAGAGCTCCAAAAGTAAAGCCCCAGTATGAGGCTATCGGCGGAGGAAGTCCCTTAGTTAAGTACACCTACGAGCAGGCAGAACTTATTGAGAGAAAAACAGGCATAAAGACCTTTGTCGGGATGCTCTATTCCTCTCCCCTCTTAGAAGAAGTTTCAGAGGAAATAGTTAATTACTCCCCAGACCTTCTCTACGTTGTTACCCTCTACCCTCAATTTTCCTTCGGGACGGCCGGAGCTTGCCTTAGGGACGTTGAAAAACTCTTAGGGGGAAGAGTTCCCTATAAAGCTGTTAAATCTTGGTGCAGGAATCCCTACTACATAAGGTGGATACAGGAGTCTATAGAAAGAGAGCTTGCCGGACTATCTCCAAAGGACACGGCGATACTCTTTTCTGCCCACAGCCTTCCAGAATACTTTATAGAGGAGAAGAAAGACCTTTACGTTGATGAAATAAAGGACACGGTGAAGCTCGTTATGGAAGCTTTCTCTGAATTCCCCTTTAGAATCTCCTACCAGAGTAAAGTAGGGCCTATAAAGTGGCTTGAGCCTTCAACGGAAGAAGAGCTCCACAGGCTTAGGGAAGAAGGTTTTAAAAACGTCGTAGTTTTCCCCGTAAGTTTTGTTTCAGAGCACATAGAGACCCTCTACGAGCTTGACGTTGAATATGCAAAGGTAGCCAAGGAGCTTAGTTTAAACTATAAAAGGGTAAGGCTTAACCACTGTTCTCCTTTACTTACTGAGGCGATTATATCTGAGATATGGAAGATTAGAGGAAAGGAGGAGTTGTGA
- the hemG gene encoding protoporphyrinogen oxidase, producing MKVAVIGGGVSGLSTAFYLKRGGVNVTVFERERRAGGKMKTVYEDGYIIETGPNGFLDGKPYTLNLVKALGIEEKLYRSSDKARKRFIYTDGRLVRIPENPIAFLASYLLSWKGKLRLIGEFLVPPRKDNSDESLSEFAKRRIGEEALEKLLDPMVAGIFAGDPDRMSLKAAFPAIYRLEKEYGGLIRGLIAKMKEAKKSGKRTSGPAGPGGVLTSFVGGVSDLIGALERELQNSLKTGVKVLSLEETTSGWKVFYSDGEKNYEEAFDAIVLSTPSYVSAELLKSVDPEISSLLSQIEYSPISVVAFGFEKKGLGHDLDGFGFLVPRKEKRKILGVLWDSSVFPNRAPEGKVLVRVMIGGARQPELALLPEEELVKIALKELKRIMKIRHYPEKIKIFKHEKGIPHYTVGHADRVERIFQLTKRHRGLYFCNNAYTGVGVNDCTKSAEETAKEILSG from the coding sequence GTGAAAGTAGCAGTAATTGGAGGAGGAGTTTCAGGGCTTTCTACGGCCTTCTACCTTAAAAGGGGTGGCGTTAACGTAACGGTTTTTGAAAGGGAAAGAAGAGCTGGTGGAAAAATGAAAACCGTCTATGAGGACGGTTACATAATAGAAACTGGTCCAAACGGCTTCCTTGACGGAAAGCCCTACACCCTTAACTTGGTGAAAGCTCTTGGAATTGAGGAGAAACTCTACAGGAGCTCCGACAAGGCCAGAAAACGTTTCATCTATACAGATGGAAGGCTTGTAAGGATTCCAGAGAACCCAATAGCTTTTTTAGCTTCCTACCTCCTTTCTTGGAAAGGAAAACTTCGCCTTATTGGGGAGTTTTTAGTTCCTCCGAGAAAGGATAACTCTGACGAGAGCCTTTCAGAATTTGCCAAGAGGAGAATTGGAGAAGAGGCTTTGGAAAAACTCCTTGATCCGATGGTTGCCGGGATATTTGCAGGAGACCCCGATAGAATGAGCCTAAAGGCGGCCTTTCCGGCCATATACCGCCTTGAAAAGGAATATGGAGGCCTCATAAGGGGACTCATAGCTAAGATGAAAGAGGCTAAAAAGAGTGGAAAGAGAACCTCGGGTCCTGCAGGTCCGGGAGGGGTTCTAACCTCTTTTGTCGGCGGTGTGAGTGACCTTATAGGAGCCTTAGAGAGGGAGCTCCAAAACTCCCTAAAAACTGGTGTAAAAGTTTTATCCCTTGAAGAAACAACTTCTGGCTGGAAAGTCTTTTATAGTGATGGGGAGAAAAACTACGAGGAGGCCTTTGACGCGATTGTCCTTTCTACTCCTTCATACGTTTCGGCAGAGCTCTTAAAAAGTGTTGACCCTGAAATCTCCTCTCTCCTTTCACAGATTGAGTACTCACCGATTTCCGTTGTTGCCTTTGGATTTGAGAAAAAAGGACTTGGTCACGACCTTGACGGCTTTGGCTTTTTAGTTCCAAGGAAGGAAAAGAGAAAAATTCTTGGCGTTTTATGGGATAGTTCGGTATTTCCGAATAGAGCTCCAGAAGGAAAGGTTTTGGTGAGGGTAATGATAGGTGGAGCTCGTCAGCCAGAGCTTGCCCTTTTACCTGAGGAAGAGCTTGTAAAGATAGCACTAAAAGAGCTTAAAAGGATAATGAAAATCCGCCACTACCCCGAAAAAATTAAAATCTTTAAGCACGAAAAAGGCATTCCCCATTATACTGTTGGGCACGCAGATAGGGTGGAAAGAATCTTCCAGCTTACAAAGAGGCACAGGGGGCTTTACTTCTGCAACAACGCCTACACCGGCGTTGGAGTAAACGACTGCACGAAATCTGCTGAGGAAACGGCCAAGGAAATTCTGAGTGGCTAA
- a CDS encoding Uma2 family endonuclease has protein sequence METAKNFIPHYTLEDYKHWQGDWELIDGVPYAMAPSPFAKHQRTSFLIAKQIEEQLEDCPKRCLVYQELDWIVDEHTVVRPDVVVVCKRVEEYLRSTPEVVFEVVSRSTAFKDEKVKFYLYEREKVKYYALVYPDIKKMRVFELKKGKFEKVFDSDSGSFTFEIDCPFKVDISALWKRV, from the coding sequence GTGGAAACGGCAAAAAATTTCATTCCTCACTACACCTTAGAAGACTACAAGCACTGGCAAGGAGACTGGGAGCTAATAGACGGTGTTCCTTACGCGATGGCTCCCTCTCCTTTCGCAAAGCATCAGAGAACTTCTTTTCTTATCGCTAAACAGATAGAAGAACAGCTTGAGGACTGTCCAAAAAGGTGCTTGGTCTATCAAGAGTTAGACTGGATAGTGGACGAGCACACGGTAGTACGGCCTGATGTGGTGGTTGTCTGTAAAAGAGTTGAAGAGTATCTTAGGTCTACTCCAGAGGTGGTGTTTGAAGTTGTTTCAAGGTCAACAGCTTTTAAGGACGAGAAGGTGAAGTTTTACTTATACGAGAGGGAGAAAGTTAAATACTACGCCCTTGTTTATCCGGACATTAAGAAAATGAGGGTTTTTGAGCTGAAAAAGGGAAAATTTGAAAAGGTCTTTGACAGCGATTCAGGCTCTTTTACATTTGAAATTGACTGTCCCTTTAAAGTAGACATCTCAGCCCTCTGGAAGAGAGTTTAA
- a CDS encoding FG-GAP-like repeat-containing protein translates to MRRALSLLPLLLILSSCGNGISNSSSDVGENLTSEEVPKVEITSANGKAKITVFNAALTESDSRTEYQQTVLIPHVGTTMKIDVEDVDNDKVYIYGFYTEDALICSNSASSDSCSYMEVSGGVSIGNILNNEKFVLSTDNGAYTEKVTATATDGSAFSEEDMIVVPLTNGQGSLIFDFLSPVCGACGRIWEGRSTGITLKLYNLITQGENKVLDLGDYFNPFTIKINALPRISFGGETCSASSTKTYLAEVGDVYTVTIPPDSQCLTFKFQNQDGEGFNPAYSYDGLAYEDIDYSLQITKNFTLSQGENTTVTVGVKESLDEGGNIWDSGTYILKIYRDSFNPDSPKVTVKCRDLSTGAIWNAVNWGSCPFGDPQDATTDAGSITITGSTSVEGTCTVRLYKGDTLVSENTSQTCSNINVTYTVKGDEAGSGVVPLTVKVFKNYSNGTETVEKQIDQFTVGYAVNQSPDFLNSELFVKVWEYQTGSWVDSSPAIADLNGDGKLDVVIGSLDNKVYALNGENGQLLWSFQTGDDVYSSPAIADLNGDGKPDVVIGSLDNKVYALNGENGQLLWSFQTGGDVDSSPAIADINGDGKPDVVIGSDDYKVYALNGENGQLLWSFYTGDIVHSSPAIADINGDGKLDVVIGSKSGKIYAINGENGQLLWEFLAGCYVHSSPAIADINGDGKLDVVVGRSVCGWDSSIVALNGENGQLLWNFPINNNWTFSSPAIADINGDGKLDVVIGSKSGKIYAINGENGQLLWSFQTENWVDSSPAIADINGDGKLDVVIGSKSGKIYAINGENGQLLWSFQTENWVDSSPAIADINGDGKLDVVIGSFDNKVYALNGENGQLLWSFQTGSSIYSSPVIGDVDRNGLLDIIVGSGDGKIYRFEATRPHGKVVWSKFRGDLRNTGYYPSALNYSKEQIFDW, encoded by the coding sequence ATGAGGAGAGCTCTCTCCCTTCTCCCCCTCCTTTTAATACTGTCCTCGTGTGGTAACGGTATTTCAAACTCCTCAAGCGACGTAGGCGAAAATCTAACCAGTGAAGAAGTGCCCAAAGTAGAGATAACCTCTGCAAACGGGAAGGCAAAAATCACCGTTTTCAACGCCGCACTTACGGAGAGCGACTCAAGAACCGAGTACCAGCAAACGGTTCTCATTCCTCACGTTGGAACAACAATGAAGATAGATGTAGAGGACGTTGACAACGACAAGGTATATATCTACGGTTTCTACACCGAAGATGCCTTGATATGCAGTAACTCCGCATCTTCCGATTCTTGCTCTTATATGGAAGTCTCCGGTGGAGTTTCTATCGGCAACATACTAAACAACGAAAAGTTTGTTCTTTCTACAGACAACGGAGCTTACACAGAAAAGGTAACCGCCACCGCTACAGACGGTTCTGCTTTTTCTGAAGAAGATATGATTGTAGTTCCTTTAACAAATGGACAAGGCAGTCTCATTTTTGATTTTCTCTCTCCCGTTTGCGGTGCTTGTGGAAGAATTTGGGAAGGCAGAAGCACAGGCATCACGTTAAAACTTTACAACTTAATTACTCAAGGAGAAAACAAAGTTCTTGATTTAGGAGACTACTTTAATCCCTTCACGATAAAAATTAACGCTCTTCCAAGAATTTCCTTCGGAGGAGAAACTTGCTCAGCATCATCAACTAAAACCTACTTGGCTGAAGTTGGAGACGTATACACGGTTACCATACCACCAGACTCTCAATGTTTAACCTTTAAGTTCCAGAACCAAGATGGAGAAGGTTTTAACCCCGCATACTCCTATGATGGTTTGGCTTACGAAGACATAGACTACAGTCTTCAAATCACCAAAAACTTTACCCTTTCACAGGGAGAAAACACCACAGTAACAGTTGGCGTAAAGGAGTCCCTTGACGAAGGCGGAAATATATGGGATTCAGGCACTTACATATTAAAGATTTACAGAGACTCATTTAACCCCGACTCTCCAAAAGTAACCGTTAAGTGCAGAGACCTTTCAACCGGTGCTATCTGGAACGCCGTAAACTGGGGAAGCTGTCCTTTCGGAGACCCGCAGGATGCAACAACCGACGCCGGTAGCATTACCATAACCGGCTCTACATCGGTTGAAGGAACTTGCACAGTAAGGCTGTACAAGGGAGATACTTTAGTCTCTGAAAACACCTCTCAAACGTGTAGCAACATTAATGTTACCTACACCGTAAAAGGCGATGAGGCAGGTAGCGGAGTAGTTCCTCTAACTGTAAAGGTCTTTAAAAACTACAGCAACGGCACGGAAACTGTTGAAAAACAGATAGACCAGTTTACCGTCGGCTACGCAGTCAACCAATCGCCGGACTTTTTGAATTCGGAGCTATTTGTAAAGGTGTGGGAGTATCAAACGGGGAGTTGGGTTGACTCTTCCCCGGCGATAGCGGACTTAAACGGAGATGGAAAACTTGATGTGGTCATAGGGTCTTTGGACAACAAAGTTTACGCTCTAAACGGAGAAAACGGTCAGCTTCTCTGGAGTTTTCAGACTGGAGACGATGTTTATTCTTCCCCGGCGATAGCGGACTTAAACGGAGATGGAAAGCCTGATGTGGTCATAGGGTCTCTGGATAACAAAGTCTATGCTTTAAACGGTGAAAACGGCCAGCTTCTCTGGAGCTTCCAGACTGGAGGCGATGTTGATTCTTCTCCGGCAATAGCGGACATAAACGGAGATGGGAAACCTGATGTGGTCATAGGGTCTGATGACTACAAAGTTTATGCTCTAAACGGCGAAAATGGTCAACTTCTATGGAGTTTCTACACAGGAGACATTGTTCATTCTTCCCCAGCGATAGCAGACATAAATGGAGATGGAAAACTTGATGTGGTCATAGGGTCTAAGTCCGGAAAAATTTACGCTATAAACGGTGAAAACGGTCAATTGCTTTGGGAATTCTTAGCTGGATGTTATGTTCATTCTTCCCCGGCGATAGCGGACATAAACGGAGATGGAAAACTTGATGTGGTCGTCGGGAGATCCGTATGTGGCTGGGATAGCTCAATTGTTGCTCTAAACGGAGAAAACGGTCAGCTTCTCTGGAACTTTCCGATTAACAACAATTGGACTTTTTCTTCCCCAGCGATAGCGGACATAAATGGAGATGGAAAACTTGATGTGGTCATAGGGTCTAAGTCCGGAAAAATTTACGCTATAAACGGTGAAAACGGTCAGCTTCTCTGGAGCTTCCAAACAGAAAATTGGGTTGATTCTTCCCCAGCGATAGCGGACATAAATGGAGATGGAAAGCTTGATGTGGTCATAGGGTCTAAGTCCGGAAAAATTTACGCTATAAACGGTGAAAACGGTCAGCTTCTCTGGAGCTTCCAAACAGAAAATTGGGTTGATTCTTCCCCAGCGATAGCGGACATAAATGGAGATGGAAAGCTTGATGTGGTCATAGGGTCTTTTGACAACAAAGTTTATGCTCTAAACGGAGAAAACGGTCAGCTTCTATGGAGCTTCCAGACTGGAAGCTCCATTTATTCTTCTCCTGTAATAGGAGACGTAGACCGCAATGGTCTTTTGGACATTATTGTTGGTTCTGGGGACGGCAAAATCTACCGCTTTGAAGCCACAAGGCCTCACGGAAAGGTTGTCTGGTCTAAGTTCAGGGGAGACTTAAGGAACACCGGCTACTATCCGTCTGCTCTAAACTACTCTAAGGAGCAAATTTTTGACTGGTAA